The proteins below come from a single Stomoxys calcitrans chromosome 1, idStoCalc2.1, whole genome shotgun sequence genomic window:
- the LOC106090364 gene encoding protein commissureless 1: protein MAPSLNQDYSEDTTTMSPIITTTTITTDSLYTSSASPTIMDMWMSQLQKDHPEISFVVPSQHDNQHIDNMMNFKRLLEQVGNTAYDTFSADHQHSSLVDSLGQPITHEQISNSAVLNMADLKNNAMSGLERFFSGADMNSMINYLWVGVVTSLVILTVIFVLFSCYFYRKFREWKKCNKDIRAHLNNDMYPGTIVPCDPSSNPEAAYYQMDMPPPPCYTIATGLPTYDEALHHHQQHFAFGMKFIYPTLAAVHHQATNLMSSWEKYDMQNTKDQGKASTASSAAAVIGAKSSPSKQVGGKSSKCKLSQTSDGASESASELLLPPPSYDVAAASMAFLAPEEFSQGCDNVSIVMPFNKDATRTLDTASGDLTDVIAV from the exons ATGGCTCCTTCACTGAATCAGGATTATTCAGAGGACACCACGACCATGAGTCccattataaccaccaccaccataactACCGACAGCCTGTACACTTCATCAGCTTCACCCACAATTATGGATATGTGGATGTCGCAATTGCAAAAAGATCATCCGGAAATCTCATTTGTTGTCCCCAGTCAACATGATAATCAACACATTGATAATATGATGAATTTTAAACGTCTGCTTGAGCAGGTGGGCAATACCGCCTACGATACCTTCTCTGCGGACCATCAACATTCCAGTTTGGTCGACTCTTTGGGTCAACCCATAACACATGAGCAAATTTCAAATAGTGCCGTCTTGAATATGGCCGATTTGAAAAATAATGCCATGTCTGGCTTGGAGAGATTTTTTTCTGGTGCCGATATGAATTCAATGATAAATTATTTATGGGTTGGTGTGGTCACTTCATTGGTCATCTTGACAGTGATTTTTGTCTTGTTCAGCTGTTATTTCTATCGCAAGTTTCGTGAATGGAAAAAATGCA ATAAAGACATTCGCGCCCacttgaacaatgacatgtatcCTGGCACCATTGTGCCTTGTGATCCTTCATCAAACCCTGAAGCTGCTTATTACCAAATGGATATGCCACCACCACCTTGTTACACCATTGCCACTGGCCTGCCCACATACGATGAGGCTTTGCATCACCATCAACAGCATTTTGCCTTTGGCATGAAATTCATTTATCCCACGCTCGCTGCTGTGCACCATCAGGCCACAAATTTGATGAGCTCCTGGGAAAAATACGATATGCAAAACACCAAGGACCAAGGCAAGGCATCCACAGCATCTTCAGCGGCTGCAGTCATTGGTGCCAAGAGTTCCCCCAGCAAACAAGTAGGAGGAAAATCATCAAAATGTAAATTATCGCAAACCTCGGATGGCGCTTCAGAATCGGCCAGTGAATTGCTGCTGCCACCACCCTCCTATGATGTGGCAGCTGCCTCCATGGCATTTTTGGCGCCCGAGGAATTCTCACAAGGATGTGACAATGTTAGCAttgttatgcccttcaacaaggATGCAACAAGGACATTGGATACAGCCTCCGGCGACTTAACAGACGTTATCGCTGTGTGA